The genomic stretch TCTTGGTTTCTCACAATAAAACCAGAGGATGTTCTACATACACCTCTTATTCAAATGATATGTTCAAAAATGCAGatttgacgtccatttgatatATGGGTCAATTTTTGTTATTCTCAATATCAATAACTAACCTAATCATTTCAATCCTAGAAACTGGTGTGAATACCTCTTCAAAGTCTATGTCTTCTCTTTGCAAGAATACTTTTGCAACTAATCAAGCCTTATGCTTGATTACTTTACTCTTGGGATTTGCCTTCACTTTGAACACCCATCTCACATCAATTGACTTTTTTTCGTCCGGTAGATCAACGCACTCCCAAGTATTATTCTTATAAATGGATTTCAGCTCCTCCTTCATAGCATAAATCCATTTTGGATCACTTAAAATCTCTTCTATTTTAACGGGTTCGAATTCGGTCATAAGTGCAAAATGGACGAAATCACCACCATCGTTGACGTCGTTGTCTCAAAACAGCTCACAATCTTGGATTCATTAAGGCAACACTCTTTGCCTTATTGATATTCTTACATTCTCTTCAATTTGGGCTTCGACAACATGCGTTTCTGCACTTCCCAATTCTGCagaatttgaattttcaaaattgTAACCGGTTATAACTTTTACGTAATCGGTTATAGGTTATTGCGGTTGTTTATCTCGTCTAAAACAAAGTCTCGGCTCATCACAACCCCTCATATTTGATGCATCAAATAACTTGTAACCACCATTGGAGTGATAGCCTACCAATATCATCATTTCTCCCTTATAATCCAGCTTCTTTCTAAGCTGCCCCGGAACATGTCGATACGCTATATAACCCAAAACTCTTAAATGGTTCGGATTCGGTTTGAATCCCGACCATGCTTCCTTTGGTGTTACCTTCTCAAGCTTATTTATTGGACACTCATTCAACAAATAGGCAACTGTGGATATCGCTTTTCCCCATAACTTTTTCGACAAGTTCTTTCCCTTTAACATGCTTCTTACCATATTCATGATCGATCGATTCTTCCTTTCGACAAAATCGTTTTTCTGCGGTGTATAAGGTGGTACAACCTCATCTAAAGTCCCTTCTTGATCAAAAATCCTCTCAAAGTCTTTTGAGATAAATTCGCCTCCACCATTTGTTTTGAGCACTTTGAGCTTGTGACTGCTTTGTCTCTCAACCATGGGCTTAaacttcttaaacacttcaaataCCTCATTCTTTCTCTTGATTATGTATGCCCATAGTTTTTTACTATGATCGATTAATGTCACAAAATATATATTGCCACCAATGGAATCTACTGACATTGGTCCACACACATCCAAATACACCACGAATGGAATGTACGAAAATGAAGTTGTTTGTCGACAACAAGTTAACTATCAACCTGACAAATCATCCAGTATGTCATGGTCGAAGTAAGCACATAAAAATGAGGTATCATTTCCTTAGGGATCAAGTTAACAAATGAAAGTTTAAACTTGAGCATTGCACGACAGAATGACAACCAATTGACATACTCATCAATCCTCTGAAGAAAGTCGCGTTCGATGAGTTGAAGATAAGCATCGGGATGCGAAGTCTCGAAAACATGAATTAGATGGTGTGTTAGAAGTTGTAGTTCATTGTTTTATAGAATAAGTTGTATTTGACTGAGGTGTGTTTGACCTAGTCGAAGTAGGAGTCAAATGTATTCGACAGAGTCGAATACAACATATAGTTGTTGTATCGAAGCCAAAATATAACTTTGTATATTTTGGACTTGGATTGcattttttggacttggaccttgGTTGTCTAAATATAAGCATATTTGTGTAGTTTTCAAATGACAACTTCATTGTAATTACTTAAATTTTACTAAATAatattctctcttcttcttcattCTTCTTGAAACCATAATTGTTTCGTCTATTTCAAAAGATCAAAATTTTAGACGTGTGCTCTAAGCAATGTCCACATCGTtcttttttgaatttttattagACGAACTTAAACGAAACTGACATGTCTATTTATCCTCTAATATATCCTCACACACAAAAAATGAATATTAATGGAATACTTCTCACTACAATAATACCAAACAAAGTTTCACTTTCACTTGGTATTGTTTTGATGAGTGATTAGGGATATATCTCATAAGAAGAATATGATATACCCCTTCCTCATTCTATAGTtgaaaaaaaaaaatcaattagatttttaaaatagtaatagcacttttattattttaaaaaattcttTAGAAGCGCATCGTGCAACCATGTGCCCCTCGCGCTATTTATCAACGCCTCTTACTTTCTGGTCTCTCTCACCTCCCCACCATTTTCACACAAATGGCAACCAAGACACTGTTCATCGCTATTCTCTTTCTCTTCTCATTCTCCTTCACCAACACCGTTCGATCCGTAAGAATCACCATCCCTTTCTTTCTTTTCCGATATTCATTTTCAAATCACGAATACTAACAATTTATCTTTTATTGAATACAGGACTCCGACGATGACTGCGTCTACACAGTCTACGTTCGAACCGGTTCGGTTTTAAAAGGAGGAACCGACTCAAAGATCGGAATCAAACTATACGACAAATACGGTTACTACATCTACATCAAGAATCTCGTTCCATGGGGCGGGTTAATGGGTTCGGGTTACAATTACTTCGAACGCGGTAACCTTGATATCTTCAGCGGAAGAGGACCTTGCCTAGACGGACCCGTTTGTGCCGTTAACGTAACTTCTGAGGGTGACGGTGCACATCACGGTTGGTACTGTAACTACGTGGAAGTTACTACTACTGGGCCCCACGTATCGTGTTCGCAGGAGCAGTTCACGGTGGAGCAGTGGCTCGCGACGGATACTAGTCCTTATCAGCTGTGGGCCGTCAAGAATCTTTGTCATTATAAGTTGGATCAGGCCCGGCCCAGAATCGGTTCATCTGTTCACGATAAAATCGGATCTGAGTTTTCTATTTTGAATGCTGGCGCGTGAGAATTGTTTCTGTTGTATGTTTGTTACTATTTGATTGGATTCGGGTTTTACTGTTAATAACCCGTTTGTGTTTCCTACTGTTTTCAATAATTATTTTACAGAGATTGCAAATGATAAATGTTTCTTGATCTATGGTAACAATAACTTGATTGCGgtgtttttattttatttttgaagTATGCATATGAATTCAAGTTGTACTTTAATCCAAAAGAAAATTTTGATACAAATTTTTAGGtgtaatttttattatttttaaatgaaaatatgacaaatatatttaaatattatttaagAGTGAAA from Lathyrus oleraceus cultivar Zhongwan6 chromosome 7, CAAS_Psat_ZW6_1.0, whole genome shotgun sequence encodes the following:
- the LOC127105072 gene encoding PLAT domain-containing protein 3, translated to MATKTLFIAILFLFSFSFTNTVRSDSDDDCVYTVYVRTGSVLKGGTDSKIGIKLYDKYGYYIYIKNLVPWGGLMGSGYNYFERGNLDIFSGRGPCLDGPVCAVNVTSEGDGAHHGWYCNYVEVTTTGPHVSCSQEQFTVEQWLATDTSPYQLWAVKNLCHYKLDQARPRIGSSVHDKIGSEFSILNAGA